Genomic DNA from Solanum dulcamara chromosome 4, daSolDulc1.2, whole genome shotgun sequence:
TATAgaggaggcttgattgagttgatatgaGGAAGGAATCGGCAAGTGGACAAGGtcttaaatgagacttgtcattgtggctgaattgaattgaaatgagaaccgagttgatgaggtggtaatgtaccacatgaaactagccgcgagggcttgtttgagatgattagaggAGTTTTAtaagcatggagtcatgggaggagtatcgaacaccgaagcgggtgagagtatagtccatactcaaaccccagaaactacgccgccaacgtaggtagggatggaaccgttaaagtcggatgtttcccgagggatggaaccgttaaagtgggatgcttcccgtgggatcgaaaagttaaagtcggatgtttcccagtTGTATTGTCcagaaatgataggacttgactaatcgatggtatccatgattagagaggcgttcatgccctggcaaggtatggacggacgtggcaacaacgtctgattgttgtactatcaccggctcataggtgatgattgtcggttaagAAAATTCCCATTTAGGCTTTggtagtgctccgagtcagttgagctaagtggcttatgagttagtcctagggctgggcataaaatatcgaaaaccgaattatcgaaccgaatcggctatttcggtatttcggtattcggtaattcggtatttcggttcggtattcggtaccgaAATTgatatttcggtatttcggtttcggtattCGGGATTTTGGTTTCGGTATTCGGGATTTCCCGAATAccgaactttttttttttttttttacaaaaaaactggaaaaaaattaccaaaaaataagagtatagtaagaggaaactatctcattttttcatttcccttaccattttcatttcaattttccCACGTTTACCgtatattatatcattatatgcaCACTTACACGTACATTATGGATAACtgctaaaatttaattcatgtacatgtaaaaattataaattctaatttcaaatttatgcaattgattaagaattctaatttcactttgcatgattACCACGTTAGTTATCTACATAAATTGTTTGGTAGTTACATTGAAAACGAAAGATTccaactctttcatatctttgcaggaactaattaataattagtgcagtgatgtagagtttttggataattcaaagaaaaacatatgtataaaaattatgtatgatatattagagatttttgttttcactctttttcattatttttattacatggtaatattttttttattctgtatcgattcataaattattttctctttatttacgATGTATCATTTCTCCTCCGTAGAATGTGGTTTACGAGCAATTTCGATTTCGATATTCGGcaagttaaaatgcatatattacttaattatggtgtagtaataaaaatgtaagttaagatatgtattctttaggttaatgtaaatattaaatgcggataaatttttattgtatattaactattaaaaaaatatggtattaccgaataccgtaccgaaccgaagttttatttaccgattaccgaattaccgaaccgaagtttgaaagttcggtatttggtatatactttgaattaccgattaccgaattatcgaacccgaactttgaaaataccgaatcgaataccgaacgcccacccCTAGTTAGTCcggtctaaactattcttgttggacttaggacattgagtgagttgtcatgtatacatgtatgagttgagatcctgagttgatattgatgttttcctaatgtggtttcatccggccattttacatactcgtacaatccatgtactgacgccatttggcctgcatcgtttcatgatgcagagacaggtactagagatcatcaaccggcgctctgttgaagatccacatacactttcAGTCAGTCGGTGAgccctcctagttcccggaggatattgagccttcttgtacagttttgttgtcctttcttttatttagattgttggtagccatggacttgtcatgggcacccttttgacttgaatagaggcttcatagactggagtgtggggaggtcgaactgttatcttgaggagtcttatcttatttacttgttgggttgtaaatgtttggccttcgtcccttatattatgaaaagtatttcattaattgagtttccgctaagagaatgtgattgaatgaatgagtgactggaccaggtggttcgctcggaggtcagaaatggccttcgggtgccggttacgtctagggtacccccTCCGGGGCGTGACACTCGTTCACATGGAtgggttcaaaattttgagacttttctctttggttccaactttccgacttacggggtcttagAACAATTTAGTTATGCATGAGTTTAAGGCTCGTTTGGTTGGGGAACAAGTTATCTCAGAATTAATTATCATGGGATTAGTTTCCCAAAATTGTTATTACACCATCATTATGGGATAAAAATAACACTACAGTTCCGGATAACTTATTCCTTGATTTTATCCCAAACAAACATGGGATAAATTCATTCTAAAATTAATATCGGGATTTGTTATATTTTCTCTCTCATACCAAACGAACCCAAATAGATACTTATTCGAACCCGTTGTTTTGAAACTATTGTTACCTCAGGTTGTAGGTATACAGATACTGAAGACTATTTGAAAAGAAAGAGACTATTATTCGTTTGATCTAACTATGCATTGATGAAAAAGTGCATAAACATACAAACAGAGAGGTGGCAAAATGCAACTCTGAGAATCCACACAACTCTTCTAAACAAATAACTGAAAGTTGCACTAGATTACAGTAAGTTCACTTTTACAATGCAAAgagaacataatttttttttatatacaacaGGAAACGTGAAGTGCTTACAAGTATGATGAAGGATCAGAAAAAGCTTATTTACACAGAAATTGGAGGGAAACTGGAGCTCTCTACATCCTTCAACCGAACAAATAAGTCTAGAGCGAATTTCGCCTTCCATAGGTCCTAGTGACAGCTCCAGACTGATCTGAAATCTGATTGTTTCCCTTTTCCTTTAATGAATGTACCATCCAACAACCGTCCCTCCAATACGTGTAGAATACTTCACGGATATGTGAAACTTTCCAAGAATCAGCACCTAGTTTGTCTGGACGCAATGTCATGATAAATTCATCAGGCATGTCAAAGAATTCAAGAACCTTCAGATTAAGGAGGCATTCGATTCCTGTTGGCACACTTTCAAGCAAAGCACATCTCTGGATAACCAGCTTCTCAAGATGAGGTATAGCACCCTCCCGGATTGTCAACCGCCTTAGGCCTTCCAACTTGTCCAAATTTAACAGCTTAAGCCTTTGAAATTTCCCATGCTCAAAGTAGAGTTCCTTTCCGGTGTATCCTACAAGAAATTCAAGATGGACAAGATTGGGCAAATCTTGGAGATATTTCAGTGGATCTTCTGTTAAATGAGTCCACCTGAAGTAAATTTTGACCAAGGTATTCAGATCTTGAATCCACTTAGGCAACTTAACAATGTGTCCTGTCAAATACAGTCGCTGAAGAAGAGGCGGAGGAGATGACATGTAAGAAAGATCAAGGATCTCATTCTCTTCCACCGATTTAAGATTTAAAGACTCAAGCTTGTGGAGCTTTTCAATTGATGAGCACACAGTCCTCCCATCTTCTTTTCTCAACCTCAGAATACAAAGTCGTCTCAGTTCACTCAACATCCCTACTTCTCTAAGTATACCACTGCCAGGGGTTGCCTCAATATACACAAGTTTCTGCAAGGCTCTCAAAGCTCCAATTCCTCTGAAAGCCTTAAAACCTGGTGAACAATTGTAAGGAAGATACGAGTAGGATACATGGCTATAGACTAAAAGGTGACGGagattttcaagttttaaaatctGCACAGGCAACTCAGTGACATATGTCTGCTTCAGATCTAATATTTCTAGCTGTTTGAGTCTTCCAATGGATCTTGGAAGCACTTTCACATTGGTATTCCTCAAGCTTAGATACCTTAAGTGAAACAATTGGAAGACTGTCTCTGGAATCACTTTTAGAGGAGCTCCTCTCAAATCTAAAACTCTTAGCATCCGAGAGCTTCCAAGCACTTGACTTATGCAAGACAAGGACTGTGGATCTGTTACACCAAATGTAAGCAAAGAGTGAAGTTTAGTAACTGACCTTTTCACTTGTAGGTTCCCCAACTTGCCATGCATTGACAGCCGTCGAATTTTTTCAGGCCACAATTTATTATGCTCATCAACTGTTGCAGTAAAGTTATCAGCTCTTGATTTTGAAAGAATGAGCTCGCGATATAGATCATGAATTCTACCCAATTTCATGCTACCGTCATCATTGTACTGCACTGGATGGATCAAGCTTCTGTTAATGAGCTCATTGATATAGCCGTCTGCAACGTCTTCAACTGTCCTCCGCTCCTTTTGTTTTACAAATCCTTCCATTATCCACCGGTAGATTAGTGTATTGCGCTCAAGCAAATGATCCTCGGGATAAATGCTCAAATACAGGAAACATGGCTTAAGATAGTAGGGGAGATCATTGAAACTGAGTAACAACACTATTCTCATACTCTCAAATTTGTCATTGCTATCCAGTTCAGGGCCAAGACTATGATTAAGCATTCCCCATTCCCTAATGTTATTCCTGTTCTTTGTAGCCAAAACCCCACCAACGGCCACAATAGCCAGCGGCAGTCCTCCACATTTTTTTAAGATGTTCCTTGAAATGCTCTCCAAGTGAGAAGGACATGAATAACCATGAAATGCCTTTTGGCAGAAAAGAATCCACGACTCTTCAGCAGACAAGGGTTTCACCTCATAAACATAGCCATTGGTCTTTATGCTACAAAAGGAAGCCACATCCAAAAGACGTGTAGTGAGGATAACACGACTTCCATTATTTACATCAGGCAATGCATATCTGATAGCTTCCCAAGCTTGAATGGTCCAGACATCATCAAAAACTAACACATACGTTCTTGACTGCAGGAATGATTTTGCTATTGTTTTTAGCCTGTTACTGCTCATGGTGCTTAGGCCTTCAGGTGCTAGctgcttcacttcatcgtagAGCTGTtgaatcatatctttcaaaacatCCTCAACCTTGAAGGACTTGGAAACTGTTATCCAAGCAAGGCTATTGAAGTTTTTCTTGACTGCTGCATCCTCATACACTTTCTTAACCAGGGTGGTCTTTCCTGAACCTCCCATTCCCACTACCGAAACCACTTTAAGTCTAGGATCATCCTCCACGAGCCAACCATTTAGCTGTTGTGTGGGATTTTCAATGCCCACAAGCTCAGCTTCTTCTAGCAATAATGCATCACCTCTGCGATCATTTGCAGTATCATAGGCATGATTAGAACCTGAACCTTGCTCCGGGACATAAAATTTGTAACGGTACCTCTGATGGCCCACTGCAATATTGTGGACTCTTGATTTGATGGCTTGGATTTCAATGAAAAGTTTATGGCGGAATTTGATGTTTCTGATTGAGAAAACCAATTTAGCAATGAAACAACAAGATCCATGGAAGTGATGATCATACGAAAAGAGCATAGACTCATCAAGAACATCCTCAATGTCATTGGCGACATCTCTCACTTGCCTAACCCAGACTTTGATCTCTGCATCTCCCTCATCGAAAGCATCAGCCACACCAAGAAAGGCTATCATTCTCTCCAATTCATCTTTGATATACTGGATATCATGCTTTACTCCCTGAAGCAATATTGCTTCTTCCGCTAATAAGTTTGTGATTTTGTCAAGTACAAAAACGACAACACAATCTGCCATCTCCACTTGATCTTCATAAGTGTCAATGCTCATTTGTTTTTGTAATGAAAATAAGAACAGCCCCATCTTCCTGGTAATTCTTTTgcagagaaaaaattaaaacatggGAATATTCTATATTGTGGTCCCCTGATTAGTCACTGAAGCTGGACTCCTTTATGCATTAAAAGAACCTTGGGATAGACTAGACTAGAAATTTCAGAACAATTACTCAGAAAGTTTAAACAAACCCAAGTAGAGCCAAATTAAGTGGAACTTCTTTTGGGAACTCTTCGTTTCTAAACTTACTCTGGCTGACTTCTGCCAGAGTTTGACTCAGCAAAAGGATATTTTTTTAGGGTTTCCCACCCAGGTACCAAATTAGAACCCGATCAAATTTAGATTCGTAGGGAGAACTCTCCGTAACAAAGGCGACTTCGTATTAAGGGTGCAGTAAGAAAGGTACAAAGCTGAAGAGGAAAACTTAATCTGATGGAGCAGCTCTTCTTCTAGGTTACCAAAAACTGCCACAGTGAGAAGTGATACAAGACATGATGATGTTATTTTTCTACTTTGTGTTTGAAATCTTATCATAGGTATGTGGCTCCAAATGTTACTTTGGTTGGTGGTTGGTAATGTGTCACAAAGCCAATGCAGTTTCAAGTGATCAAGAACATTGAATATTCTCAATTGTTGAGTGGGAAAATGACTCATCATCAATTCAATGTTTTCATTATTTAGTCAATGTTTTCATTATTTAGTCGATCAAATGACCAAAACTAGTTTAGAACTAGTAAACTAACAAATGCACTTTTACTTCGTTGTTTGAATGTAGTTTTCCtcaaaaaacatgaaaataaaaataataaatttgaaaagagaaaaatatagtaaaagttTATTAATCCCATGACACCAATTTTATCGTTACCCAAAACTCCCCTCCTTTGGATGCATTTATTCCTCCACAAAGTTACATGGCAACAGCGAGGAGTGAACAAGTACCATAgaggaacttcttcatacccAAAAATCACAaggttaaaaataaatagaaaattttatactgttatttttggaaattagttTTTCAAACTCATCTTCAAAAACTAATCAAGAAAAATCATCGTTAGCACATGTTTGGACATGAATTGAATAATACTGGAAAAAATAATAGTATTTACAATTACTCTGGTAAATATTATCTGAAAGttagaagttttttttttcattccatCTTGAAATTCACTTGCTTCATCGAAATGATCTACTGAGTTGGAGTACAGGCGCAAAGACAGGAGCGGGAATGTCTTCATCACCAAATATTGTATTAAGAGCTTCTATTGCATCAATGGTGGAAATTGAAAATTATCCGCCCTTTTCACCTTTTTCTTAATTATGAAATTGAAgttaatataaaaaatgaaCTTACAATGCGTCGGTTCAGGAAGATTGTTATAGTTTCCGTAGTTGCAAGATTATTTATGATTGAGTTGGTCCTCTCATCGTTGAATGTGAAAAGAATTTGTGCATTCTTTTCTCTATAATATGGTAGAGTATGGTAGAGTTGTAGTAATCTTAATTTGAGAGATCAAACTAATAAGCATAATATCATAAAGTCGGAGAGGAAGAGCATGCATCTCACTTGAAATAATGttaaaatttaataagaaaaaaaagtcaTTTGAAAGCTGATTAAAActcttttttcattttagaaAAACTCAATTTCAAGTTGGGATGAAAAATTGGCTATACTATATATTAGGATCGAGAACTCGGGTAATGCAAAATTTAgccaaataatattataatgacAATAGCAAAGACAATATATAGTAAGTTGATAATAACGAAAGTAAAAGCAAATAAAGAAGACACAAATTTTACGTGTTCACTTGGTGTGACCTACTCCACAGGCGGAGAGAGAGATTTTAATATATCAACAAGAGTACAAAAGAGAGTACAAAATTAGCGTAAATACTCTAATTAATTCCAAATACCCCAAGAGAATAACCTCACAAGATCACTCCAAAGAAAGGGTTCACACAAGTGTTTTTCAACACTAACTCTCTTACAAAATAACTCTTATTGAAAATACAAAGAAAGAAAGCAATGAAATGTTTTCATATGCTTCAATGTGTGTTTCAACTAATGGTCAACTTCCCTATTTATAGGGAAAAAATGGGTTGcttgatgtcatgaatgatatCATTTGAAGATACAAAAATTCAACATCTTAGTGTGAATATATCAAATATTGTGGCTACCAAATCTTTGACATTTATGGTTGCCAAATGTGAACCTTATCAAATATACCAAATCTTTGACAAATATGGTTGCCAAATGTGAACCTTATCAAGTATACTAAATCTTTGACAAATACGATTGCCAAATTTCAACATTTGTGGCTGTTGACAGCCAATTTTGACtgacctataattattttttgaatcactatcttaatagataggcatttttaaaaattattttcttgtattatatatatatgtataaatttatatttttttttagtttttacaaaaaataataataataataataaaaaatcatatattttggatttcatagcttataatatttttttttatttgttaatattattaacatcatttttatcgtttatgaaaataacaagctttgtacattcaaatatttttccacattatttagtatatattatacgtgtgtgtgtattttcttcatataaaatattACTGAACTAagtatattttatcaatttatttattcatatttatttgtctGACCTTGttctatgtttttattgagccgagggtctttcggaaacagccgtcctacattggtaggagtcaggtctgcgtacactctaccctccccagaccctacgatgtgggatttcactgggttgttgttgttgttgttgtatatttatttgtGCATATCGCATACCTAATTTAATACGACTTATATACATATGCATATAAAGTTATTACTTATTTAAGTTTATTGTAGATTTTAGTTAGTACGTATGTCATACATCTATTTTAGTGTGCATACGttgcaacatatatatatatatatatttgtatagtatatacatgagtatttttctttattaaaaaaatatattatttactaagtttattttataattttacttattcatattaatatatatgtattacatatctattttagtatgttttatgtgtatatgtatataaaagggttattatttaagtttattatatattcttACTTGTTTATGTTAACATATATTacacatctatttttagtacatattatatacatgtggtatttatatatatttatatgtatatatacgcaTTATTTATATAGTATGTACATgcatatttactttatatatataatattactaCTTGATGAAgtgtatgattttacttattcaatatatatatatatatatatacgttattaattagatgactatctattcaatttttctctattttattttaagcataGTCTTTTTTTTATCCAATTTAGTACATCTCTAATTAGTCCACTTCCAATTTATTTCAATTCTAGCCTAATCAAATGTAATGTGGTCTATTTTTTAATCTCAATTTTAATCTTGTCCATTCATTGACTTAATCTATGGACATGACTAGTCCTAATATTTTTCTTCCTATTTTTCTAATTACTCACTCCCCAAAACCCTACATTTTCTTttggtcatcttctccaaaaagGAGAAGACAACAACGCAGCCTCCCTCGATCTTCCCCCTCACGCTGCCTCTTCTCCACACCGCTGCAACAACGAACATCGAACCACTCCAGCGAGCTCGCAGCGATGGCAACGCTGCCATCAGCAGCCATGGCGCACAGCAGCAGCGAACCAGCGGCAGCAACGACGCAGCGACGACGAACATCAACAGCGGCAACACGCGAACACGCCGACGGCGACACCACGGCAAGCTGCTTTACAGCAGCAGCACCATCTTCATCGCGCCGCCACAGCAGCGAACCTGAGCAGCCATGGTGTTCACTTTGTctcttttttttgattttatgtaCAGGTCTGAGCCTTTTGAGAAGGATCCTTAGGAAAACTCCCGTTCTCTTCATTTGTTGGTGCTGTAACAATGATAATCCAGTTAAAGACGGATCTATACAGGTCCGTCATGGGTATGTTaatctaatttatttattacttgGTTCTTCTATGAATTAGTTCTAAaacatttttgtaaaaaaaaaaagtttaatcaCCAtgtcttttataaaattaacTTGTTTGCAGGTTATCTATGCCTTTAATATATTTCTATACATTTGAATATAATGTGCCCCTTTATGATCTGATACGTTTTTGAAATTAAAGTTATTGATTCTTGACTTTGTgcgtcttgattgataattaaATTGTTAATTCTTGACTTAACTTGATGAATTTGGGTCTGATAATTGCAATCTTAACTTATTATTTTCTCTAATAGCTTCTTATCAATTATTAGTATTAGATCCTTTTTAGCATGAGTTTTGGGACTTTTGGACAAAGTTAGTTGTCTTTTAGCTTGACTTATTCATCAGTTTGATTTGGTTGCTGAAAGTCTTGATGTTGTTTGATTTTGTGGACAAAACTTTGAAAATCCTACTAtccttttgaaaattttgtccTCACTGACTTAT
This window encodes:
- the LOC129884105 gene encoding disease resistance protein RPM1-like, encoding MGLFLFSLQKQMSIDTYEDQVEMADCVVVFVLDKITNLLAEEAILLQGVKHDIQYIKDELERMIAFLGVADAFDEGDAEIKVWVRQVRDVANDIEDVLDESMLFSYDHHFHGSCCFIAKLVFSIRNIKFRHKLFIEIQAIKSRVHNIAVGHQRYRYKFYVPEQGSGSNHAYDTANDRRGDALLLEEAELVGIENPTQQLNGWLVEDDPRLKVVSVVGMGGSGKTTLVKKVYEDAAVKKNFNSLAWITVSKSFKVEDVLKDMIQQLYDEVKQLAPEGLSTMSSNRLKTIAKSFLQSRTYVLVFDDVWTIQAWEAIRYALPDVNNGSRVILTTRLLDVASFCSIKTNGYVYEVKPLSAEESWILFCQKAFHGYSCPSHLESISRNILKKCGGLPLAIVAVGGVLATKNRNNIREWGMLNHSLGPELDSNDKFESMRIVLLLSFNDLPYYLKPCFLYLSIYPEDHLLERNTLIYRWIMEGFVKQKERRTVEDVADGYINELINRSLIHPVQYNDDGSMKLGRIHDLYRELILSKSRADNFTATVDEHNKLWPEKIRRLSMHGKLGNLQVKRSVTKLHSLLTFGVTDPQSLSCISQVLGSSRMLRVLDLRGAPLKVIPETVFQLFHLRYLSLRNTNVKVLPRSIGRLKQLEILDLKQTYVTELPVQILKLENLRHLLVYSHVSYSYLPYNCSPGFKAFRGIGALRALQKLVYIEATPGSGILREVGMLSELRRLCILRLRKEDGRTVCSSIEKLHKLESLNLKSVEENEILDLSYMSSPPPLLQRLYLTGHIVKLPKWIQDLNTLVKIYFRWTHLTEDPLKYLQDLPNLVHLEFLVGYTGKELYFEHGKFQRLKLLNLDKLEGLRRLTIREGAIPHLEKLVIQRCALLESVPTGIECLLNLKVLEFFDMPDEFIMTLRPDKLGADSWKVSHIREVFYTYWRDGCWMVHSLKEKGNNQISDQSGAVTRTYGRRNSL